In Kiritimatiellia bacterium, the genomic window ACGCAATAGGTGGTCACCGGGCACTTGAGAAACTGCATCGTGTCGTACAGGGCCAGGCCCGCCGTCACCGAGCCGCCCGGCGAATTGATGTAGAGGTTGATGTCCTTCTCGGCGTCCTCGCTCTGGAGGAACAGCATCTGCGCGATCACCAGGTTGCTGATCTCGTCGCTGATCGCCGTGCCGATGAAGATGATCCGGTCCTTCAGGAGGCGCGAGAAGATGTCGTACGCGCGCTCGCCGCGCCCCGTCTGCTCGACCACCATCGGAATGAGAACCTGCGCTCGCTCGGTCATAATGCCTCCCCGTTCCGCGCCCCGGGCCCCGGTAGGGCAGCCTGGCCCAGGCCGCCGCGGCGCGCCGGGCCGACGCGCCCTACCAACCATAGATACTATTCCTCTTTCACCTGCGCCTGCGCCAGCAGGAAATCCAGCACCTTGTTAAGCCGCACTTCGAAGCGAATATCGCCCAGGCTGTCCTTCTTTTCCAGTTCGGCCCGGATCGCCTCCGGCGTCGAGCGATAGCGCCGGGCCAACTCGGCCAGGCGGCCGGCGAGGTCCTCCTCGGTGGCCTCGACCTTCTCCTGATCGGCGATCCGGTGGAGGATGTAGCGCAGCTTCACGCGGTCCTGCGCGGTCCGGGCCGCGGTCTGGAAGACCTCGTCCTTCTTCTCCTCGATGGTCTCCTGCGGCACGCCGCGGGCGCGGCTGGACGCCACGATGTCGTAGACGGCATCGCGCGTTTCCCGGTCCACCACGGAGGCGGGCAGGTCCAGCGCGGTCTTCTCCAGCAGGTACTTCACGATCTCCCCGCGCAGCCGCGCGTGCTCCTGCTGCCCCTGCGCGGCGGCCAGGTCCTTGCGGATCTGGTCCCGCAGCGCCGCCTCGGACTCCATGCCCATCTTCTTGAAAAACTCCGCGTCCATCGCGGGCAGCTTCTTCTCGCGCACGCCCTTGACGGTGATGAAGTAGTCGGCCTTCCTGCCCGCCAGCGCCTTCTCGAAGTAGTCCGCGGGGAAGTCGACGGCCAGTTGCTTGCGCTCGCCGGCGGACATCCCGACCAGCGCCGTGCCGAGGCCCGGGATGATCGACTCCGGCTGGGCCGGGATCAGCTGGTCCGTGACCTTGCCCAGCATCTCCATCTTCGGCGCCAGCTCCGCGACCGGCTTGCCGTCGGCCACGCCCTCGTAGTCCGTCATCGCCAGGTCGCCCGTCTGCACCGCGCGGCCGGTCACTTCCTCCCACGTCGCCGCGCGGTCGAGGATGTCCTTCACCACCTCGTCCACGGCGGCGTCGGTGACATCCTGCTTCTTCTTCTGGAGCGGGATTTCCTTGTAGACCGGCAGCGCGAAGTCCGGCGATACGTCGAGGGTCATCTTGAAGGTCATCGGCGCCCCGGCGACGTACGAGACGTCCTCCACGGCCAGGACCTCGACCACGTGCAGGCTGTGCTGCTTCACGGCCTCGCGGTAGCCTTCGGGCACCAGGCGGTCCTTAACCTCTTTTTGAATGTCCTGCGCGAACCGCTTGCCGACGACCTCGCGCGGCGCGCGGCCGGGCCGGAAGCCGGGAATCTTCGCCTCGCGGGCGAACTCGCCGAGCACCTCTTCATACGTGGCGTTGACCTGTTCCGCGGGCACTTCGACGCGGACGGACTTGCGGCAGGGACCGATGTCTTCGATTTGGATGTTCATAGTTTAACAGGTAGGGGCGCCGCTCGCCGGCGCCCGCGGGCGTCGCTATCGACGCCCCTACGATTCACCGTTCATTCTCCTTTAAGCACCTTCGTAATCGCCGGCACCACTTCCGTCAGGTCGCCGACGATGGCGTAGTCGGCCACGTCGAAGATCGGCGCGTTGGGATCCTTGTTGATCGCCACGATGGTGTCGGAAGAGCTCATGCCGACCAGGTGCTGGATCGCGCCGGAGATGCCGCAGGCGATGTAGAGCTTCGGGCACACGGTCTTGCCGGTCTGGCCGACCTGGTGGAACGACGAGATCCAGCCCGCGTCCACCGCGCCGCGGCTCGCGCCGACGGCCGCGCCCAGTTCCTTCGCCAGCTCGAAGAGCAGCTTGAAGTTATCCGGCCCGCCCAGCCCGCGGCCGCCGGACACGATGATGTCCGCCTCGGCCACGTTGATCTCGTTGGTCATCTCGCGGATGACCTCGACGACCTTCGACCGGCCGGCCTTGATGTCCATGACCTCCTCGATCAGCGCGCCTTTCCGCTGCGGGTCGGGGGCGCCGGCCTTGAAGACCTTGTGGCGCACCGTCGCCATCTGCGGCCGGTGGTTCGGGCAGATGATCGTGGCCATGATGTTGCCGCCGAAGGCCGGCCGGGTCTGGAGCAACAGGTTATCCTTCGGGTCGATCTCGAGGCCCGTGCAGTCCGCCGTCAGCCCGGTCTTCACCCGGATCGCGACGCGCGGGATGAACGTACGGCCGATGCTCGTGCCGCCGGCGAGGACGACCTCCGGCTTGTGCTTCTTCACCAGGTCCGCGAAAACGTCCGCGTAGGCGTCCGAGTCGAAACCGGCCAGCGCGGGATGGTCCGCCAGGATCACCTTGTCCGCGCCGCGCGCGAACAGACCGTCGACCTGGCCCTTCATGTCGTGGCCCAGCAGGACGCCGACCAGCTCGGTCTTGCGCTGATCGGCGAGCTCGCGGCCCTTGGCCAGCAGTTCGAACGACACGCCCTCGATGTGCCCGACGCGCTGCTCGACGTAGACCCAGATGCCCTTGTACGCGTCGAGCGGCCGGTCCGCCGGCGCGGCGGCCTCGGGCTTGTCGAGTTTCATGGCGTCGAACTTGCACGTCGGCACGCACGCCCCGCACAGCGTGCAGGAGACCTCGACCTTGACGATGCGTTTGAACTTGCTCGGCGGCAGGCCGAGCTTGTCCCGCATCTCCAGCGTCAGCGCGCCGAACGGGCAGGCCTTCAGGCAGATCCCGCAGCCCGTGCATTTGTCCTGGATGATTTCAAGCGCCATATGTAGTGCTCCATCGCATTCCGGCGCCGTCCCTATCCTTGAGGCCCGGCCCGTTTCGATCTTTCCATGTATCAGGCCGGGAGCCGGAAGTCGAGTCCATCCGCCGGAAACGAGATCCCCCGGGGAATCCTCACAGCAAGGCCTTGAACTGTTCCGGCGTCAACCCGCGGTCCTGGCGATGTAGCCCATGGTGACGGCATGCATCGGATTGTGGCGGGGGATGGTGACGATGCACGTCCCGTTGCTCATCACGATGTGCTTGCCCTGCCGAATGGTTTTGAACCCGATCTTCTGCAAGGCGCGGACGGCCGCCTGATGATTCACCCTGGGAATGACGGGCATGGTCAGGCCATAATGGTTCGTGCACGATCCGGCCCGCGAACTCGGGTCATAGAAGGTCATAGAAGGGGTCAGAGATAGAAGCAGATAGAAGGGGTCAGAGGATAGAAGGGGTCAGGCCTTGATTATAAGGATAGAAGGGGTCAGGCCTTGATTAGTGATTAAGAACAAGCCTTTTCCGCAATCGCTCATATCTCTTCCTTAACCTCCGCTCCTTCTCAAGTCGAACCGTCAATTCCGAGAGTCGGCGCGATATACCTGATCCGTCCAGCAACCCCAGATGGACCGCCACACCCCGTTGCGTCAAACCCGCTTCCTCCTTCATTAGCTTCATCGCCAACACGCGGGCATCCGAGACGCTCCTTCGTTTGGTCAGGCTCTCCTGATCCACTGCGTACTCTGCGCATACCACCTTAAAGACCTGATTTGCTGTCACTGGCGTTTCCACCCGCCGCATGGCCACATCCAGCGGCTGTTTCTGTCTCTCTGTCAATTCCCGATACAGCGATTCCGCCCACCGGCAGAAGGCTGCTCCTCCCACCGCCTTGCTCGATTGTTCCAGGGCCTCCTTCAGTTCATCATCATCTTGCGCCAATCCTGATTCCACATACGCCCGATAGTGCCCGGCTTGCCCTCCGCGTCCCTGTCCGACCAAATCGCCTAGCGGCCCGTAGTCCACCCACTTCGCCCGCCGCTCCATCCCGGCATACCCCCGGTAGCTGCTCCACCGATACGCCCGCAAGGCCTTCGTCTTCTCCTCCAGCGTCGCACTCTTCAGCCGGGCGAGCTTCACCGGATTCAGATGCACGTACCGCGTCAGGCGAAGCAGATACTCATCCCCCTCCACCAGTTTCGCTTTATACCGTCCGCCCAGAAGATGCCCGCTGCGTCGGTGCTTCCTATTGAAATACACCGTGTACGCTCCATTGAACTGCTGCATGAAAACCGCCAGATTGGCCCGTGGCGTCTCGACCAGCAGGTGATAGTGGTTGGTCATTAGCACGTAGGCGTATAGCCGCACATGGTGCGCCTCGATCTGCTCGGCCAGCGTCTCCAGAAACCGTTCGTGATCGCGGTCGCCGCGGAAGATCGCCCGGCGCTCGTTCCCCCGCGCCGTGACGTGGTAGATCGCCCCTTCGAACTGAACCCGCAATGCTCGCGCCATGCCCTTGCAATACAACAAGCACCACTCGCCGCGCAAGCCTTTAATCACTAATCAAGGCCTGACCCCCTACTTCTGACCCCCTACTTCCCCCCCTACTTCCTAGCAGACCCCCTACTTCCTCTGACCCCCTACTTCCTCCTAGGGCTCGATTGCATGGCTCGGGAACTACCTGCGACAGGGACTGACCAGGCTGATCCTCTCCAGCGCTTCGTCAATGAGCATATTGGCGGGGGCCGCGCTCCAGAGCTGGATGGGCGTGGATATCCCCATGGGTTCCGCCTGCCAGACTCCTTCGCCCGCCCTGGCGGGGGCGTATTTGAACACTTCGGACGTGGCAAGCGGGCCCAGTTTTACCAGGGCGGTTTTGGTTTTCAGCAGGATGGTCCGGACCCGTTCGACATCCTCCGGCGTTAGCCCGTTCCGGAGGTTTCCGTTCGGATCGATGCCCTGCCACACCAGGTTATGAACGCCATGGATCAGGGCGAACAGGGTCCAGGGCCAGGCGCCGCGTCCGTGATATTCATCCGGCCCGAATTTGACCCAAGCGTTCTTGCAAGGATCCTGCAAGGCCGGGATGTCCCTGGGGGCGTACACATTGTTGGTGATGGCCATGCCGCTGTCATCCTCCATGAACCCTAGGCCGAAGGGATAGGAGAGCATGAGGGGCCGGACGATCTTCCGGACCTGTTCTGCGGCGGGATTGCCGAACAACAGGAAAAACACGTCGTCGCAGTGCATGAGCGGCAGCGGCTGGCCCGCGGGGTCCAGAAGCAGGGCCGTGAACTCAAGGCCCTCCTTCACGGTTTCGGGCACACGATCGCTACGGAGAAAATCGGCGACGGTGACGCCGCTTTCCCTGCAGCGCAGCATGGCCTCCCGTTCGTGCAGGCCCCGGTCCCGATCGCCCCAGGTCACTTCGCCGTTCGCCAGTCCTTCCAGATATCGCTCCAGGTTCCGGCGAACTTCATCCACCGAGCGCCGGACGAGGAAATGCTCCCGCATCCGGTCCCAGTTCCACGCTTCCCTGGCGGCGACGAAACGGCCAGGTTCTTCCAGGTATTCGCGAAGGACGTCCAGGGCATGCGTTTTCGCCGCATCCAGAAGATCTGCTCCACGGCCCATGGCGCGGATTCGGGCGATCATCTCCCGTGTGGCGTCCACAGCCATGGGCACGAGATTGACGTTGATGTCCTCGGACCGGAAATGCCAGGGGAGGTTATACGTGTCGCGCCAATTGGCGGCGCCGGCAATGGATGACACCAGCATTGCACCGGTCTCCTTGAACTCGTCCGGGTGCGCCGCGACGATCTGTGCCGGAGCGAGATCGCGATGCCTCTCGCGCAGATCCTGCCACGCCCCGATATACGGCGCCGCGGCCTTCAGCAGGTAGTTCCCATTTCGCAGGAGCGTGATCAGGTTCGATTCCGTCCGGCCCAGGACCGGGTGATTTTCCTGTAGCCACCGGGATAAATCCCCGTCGCCGAGTTCCCTGAACCAGTGAGCCGCCGCGGGCGGGAACATGAACGTCTGGTCCAGCAC contains:
- the tig gene encoding trigger factor — protein: MNIQIEDIGPCRKSVRVEVPAEQVNATYEEVLGEFAREAKIPGFRPGRAPREVVGKRFAQDIQKEVKDRLVPEGYREAVKQHSLHVVEVLAVEDVSYVAGAPMTFKMTLDVSPDFALPVYKEIPLQKKKQDVTDAAVDEVVKDILDRAATWEEVTGRAVQTGDLAMTDYEGVADGKPVAELAPKMEMLGKVTDQLIPAQPESIIPGLGTALVGMSAGERKQLAVDFPADYFEKALAGRKADYFITVKGVREKKLPAMDAEFFKKMGMESEAALRDQIRKDLAAAQGQQEHARLRGEIVKYLLEKTALDLPASVVDRETRDAVYDIVASSRARGVPQETIEEKKDEVFQTAARTAQDRVKLRYILHRIADQEKVEATEEDLAGRLAELARRYRSTPEAIRAELEKKDSLGDIRFEVRLNKVLDFLLAQAQVKEE
- a CDS encoding electron transfer flavoprotein subunit alpha; translation: MALEIIQDKCTGCGICLKACPFGALTLEMRDKLGLPPSKFKRIVKVEVSCTLCGACVPTCKFDAMKLDKPEAAAPADRPLDAYKGIWVYVEQRVGHIEGVSFELLAKGRELADQRKTELVGVLLGHDMKGQVDGLFARGADKVILADHPALAGFDSDAYADVFADLVKKHKPEVVLAGGTSIGRTFIPRVAIRVKTGLTADCTGLEIDPKDNLLLQTRPAFGGNIMATIICPNHRPQMATVRHKVFKAGAPDPQRKGALIEEVMDIKAGRSKVVEVIREMTNEINVAEADIIVSGGRGLGGPDNFKLLFELAKELGAAVGASRGAVDAGWISSFHQVGQTGKTVCPKLYIACGISGAIQHLVGMSSSDTIVAINKDPNAPIFDVADYAIVGDLTEVVPAITKVLKGE
- a CDS encoding transposase, with the translated sequence MARALRVQFEGAIYHVTARGNERRAIFRGDRDHERFLETLAEQIEAHHVRLYAYVLMTNHYHLLVETPRANLAVFMQQFNGAYTVYFNRKHRRSGHLLGGRYKAKLVEGDEYLLRLTRYVHLNPVKLARLKSATLEEKTKALRAYRWSSYRGYAGMERRAKWVDYGPLGDLVGQGRGGQAGHYRAYVESGLAQDDDELKEALEQSSKAVGGAAFCRWAESLYRELTERQKQPLDVAMRRVETPVTANQVFKVVCAEYAVDQESLTKRRSVSDARVLAMKLMKEEAGLTQRGVAVHLGLLDGSGISRRLSELTVRLEKERRLRKRYERLRKRLVLNH